One Chlorobaculum limnaeum genomic window carries:
- a CDS encoding ABC transporter permease, with the protein MVAQRANKSSMPAMYRIVPGLGLLSAGKRSLGLFYLLATAAFLALFVARFDLVVISFRSMAAGLTLLFLSRTDLSQIFTPETLEFWIAALFLLVVPFLLLRFSVRSYHKALRENDESQSGEASLWQLGMISFKRNGISVAASMVIFVLYSVAFLAPLLSPFSPYDQQDFLVTAYQPPLTRLDALVLRQQRTVVIPLRPGSDMTSRAANTLILDSQKLRARNLTHSLKFVNSYRVEGSEVFYRQGMREKSIPLADLVNVSGSSAKPEYAVTKTFLLGTDQYGRDIFSRVLYGSRISLSIGFLVVLISVSLGTVIGISSGYFGGWIDNTLMRIVDVLIAFPALFLILIIIATFGNSIYLIVITLSFTGWMGVARIVRGQVLSLKEQEFILAARSLGLSNGRIIFRHLLPNTLTPVIVAATLRIGSIILTEAGLSFLGLGVQPPTPSWGNIINEGRDSLLNHWWISTFPGVAILSTVVCFNLIGDGIRDALDPRMRG; encoded by the coding sequence ATGGTTGCGCAACGAGCGAATAAGTCATCCATGCCGGCGATGTACCGCATCGTGCCGGGACTCGGCCTTCTGAGCGCGGGCAAACGCTCACTTGGCCTCTTTTACCTTTTGGCGACGGCGGCGTTTCTCGCCCTTTTCGTCGCGCGTTTCGATCTCGTCGTCATCAGCTTCCGCTCGATGGCCGCCGGTTTGACGCTGCTATTTCTATCGCGCACTGATCTGAGCCAGATATTCACTCCTGAAACGCTCGAATTCTGGATTGCCGCGCTCTTCCTTCTGGTTGTTCCATTCCTGCTCCTGCGCTTTTCCGTGCGTTCGTACCACAAGGCACTCCGGGAGAACGATGAATCTCAATCGGGCGAAGCGAGCCTGTGGCAGCTCGGCATGATCTCCTTCAAGCGCAACGGCATTTCGGTGGCGGCCTCGATGGTGATCTTCGTGCTCTATTCGGTCGCCTTCCTCGCGCCGCTGCTCTCGCCGTTCAGCCCGTATGATCAGCAGGATTTTCTCGTTACCGCCTATCAGCCGCCGCTTACCCGCCTCGACGCGCTGGTATTGCGCCAGCAGCGGACGGTGGTCATTCCGCTCAGACCCGGCAGCGACATGACCTCCAGAGCGGCCAACACGTTGATTCTCGACAGCCAGAAGCTCCGTGCGCGAAACCTGACGCACAGCCTGAAGTTCGTCAACAGCTACCGCGTCGAGGGCAGCGAGGTGTTCTACCGGCAGGGGATGCGGGAGAAAAGCATTCCGCTCGCCGACCTCGTCAATGTTTCCGGGTCGAGCGCCAAACCGGAGTACGCCGTCACCAAAACCTTCCTGCTCGGCACCGACCAATATGGGCGTGATATCTTCAGCCGCGTGCTCTACGGCTCGCGAATCTCGCTCTCCATCGGCTTTCTCGTCGTGCTCATCTCGGTCTCGCTCGGCACGGTGATCGGCATCTCGTCGGGCTATTTCGGCGGCTGGATTGACAACACGCTCATGAGGATCGTCGATGTGCTCATCGCCTTCCCGGCGCTGTTTCTGATTCTCATCATTATCGCCACCTTCGGCAACTCGATCTACCTGATCGTCATCACGCTCTCGTTCACTGGCTGGATGGGCGTGGCGCGAATCGTGCGTGGCCAGGTGCTCTCGCTCAAGGAGCAGGAGTTCATCCTCGCGGCCAGGTCGCTCGGCCTCTCGAACGGCCGCATCATCTTCCGCCATCTGCTGCCCAACACGCTCACGCCGGTGATCGTGGCCGCCACGCTCCGCATCGGCAGCATCATTCTCACGGAGGCGGGTCTCTCCTTCCTTGGCCTCGGCGTCCAGCCGCCCACGCCGAGCTGGGGCAACATCATCAACGAGGGGCGCGACAGCCTCTTGAACCACTGGTGGATTTCGACCTTCCCCGGCGTTGCGATCCTTTCGACCGTGGTCTGCTTCAACCTGATCGGCGACGGCATTCGCGACGCCCTCGACCCGAGGATGCGCGGATGA